A DNA window from Eikenella exigua contains the following coding sequences:
- the bioB gene encoding biotin synthase BioB codes for MTTLSPVALRRQSEPKPHPTAQYWKKCDVEALFGLPFLDLVFRAAEIHRQNFNPREIQLSTLLSIKTGGCPEDCAYCPQSAHHNTNLGKEQMMDVGEIVEKAKIAKSRGASRFCMGAAWRGPKPKDVAVVSEIIKAVKGLGMETCGTFGMLEDGMAEDFKKAGLDYYNHNLDTDPERYNDIIHTRKHEDRMDTLGKVRNAGLKICCGGIVGMNETRAERAGLIASLANLDPQPESVPINQLVKVEGTPLADAEDLDWTEFVRTIAVARITMPHSFVRLSAGRSNMPESMQAMCFMAGANSIFYGDKLLTTENLDEDGDRLLMAKLDLVPLSYHAETGEAVERLPENHHAAGGCGGGHCGCAH; via the coding sequence ATGACCACCCTCTCCCCGGTGGCTTTGCGCCGTCAATCCGAGCCTAAGCCGCATCCCACTGCGCAGTATTGGAAAAAATGCGATGTTGAAGCCTTGTTCGGGCTGCCCTTTCTCGACCTCGTATTCCGTGCCGCCGAAATCCACCGCCAAAATTTCAATCCGCGCGAAATCCAGCTTTCCACCCTGCTTTCCATCAAAACCGGCGGCTGCCCGGAAGACTGCGCCTACTGCCCGCAATCGGCGCACCACAACACCAATCTGGGCAAAGAGCAGATGATGGATGTGGGCGAAATTGTGGAAAAAGCCAAAATCGCCAAATCGCGCGGTGCCAGCCGTTTCTGCATGGGTGCGGCATGGCGCGGGCCGAAGCCGAAAGATGTGGCGGTGGTGTCCGAAATCATCAAAGCCGTGAAGGGTTTGGGCATGGAGACCTGCGGCACGTTCGGTATGCTGGAAGACGGCATGGCGGAAGACTTCAAAAAAGCCGGCCTGGACTACTACAACCACAACCTCGACACCGACCCCGAGCGCTACAACGACATCATCCACACCCGCAAACACGAAGACCGCATGGACACCTTGGGCAAGGTGCGCAACGCCGGCCTGAAAATCTGCTGTGGTGGCATTGTGGGCATGAACGAAACCCGCGCCGAGCGCGCCGGGCTGATTGCCAGCCTCGCCAACCTCGACCCGCAGCCGGAAAGCGTGCCGATTAACCAGCTGGTGAAAGTGGAAGGCACGCCGCTGGCCGATGCCGAAGATTTGGATTGGACGGAATTCGTTCGCACCATTGCCGTGGCGCGGATTACCATGCCGCACAGTTTCGTTCGCCTTTCTGCCGGGCGCAGCAATATGCCTGAATCCATGCAGGCGATGTGTTTTATGGCAGGCGCGAACTCGATTTTTTACGGCGACAAGCTCTTAACCACGGAAAACCTCGATGAAGACGGCGACCGCCTGCTGATGGCCAAGCTGGATTTGGTGCCGCTGTCATACCATGCCGAAACCGGTGAGGCGGTGGAAAGGCTACCTGAAAACCACCACGCAGCCGGTGGTTGCGGCGG